The Brachyhypopomus gauderio isolate BG-103 chromosome 12, BGAUD_0.2, whole genome shotgun sequence genome window below encodes:
- the tmem161a gene encoding transmembrane protein 161A codes for MALMGVQLVVSLLAVSIMQKMAPHYSFARWLLCSGRLLRFKHPSEGELCALAGKQIPSKTSRRDRRQNGQGEAKPLTVPKDIDLHLESTPVSVLDALVLRFFVEYQWLIDFAVYAMGICLFTEGYYFVVDASKEVNIGAIWCILTIFFCLRTLHTLMSHYFRSDEGGERSVCLAFGFLSLLLAMLVLVVREDYLEFGLEPGFLSVFENFEAFAKQQGFEWSVPFTRLGVKLGLAVICAVLGALLAFPGLRLAQTHLDAVQMNSDQRVIQILLHISFLSPLIVIVLWVKPLARDFLANAPMGKQAVTLLSGSAFDSVRLWVVVGLCALRLLLTRYHLQAYLNLAPKWVEQMKKEAGRIAAIDIQRKVTRVYCYLTVVTLQYLIPVLLVLFSTLALKSLGDYSWGLGADTPSVAPAPILPTAPPPPPALEDEDDLEDMEEDIQATVAHLSEALTALRAVLTPLFFRGLFAFLTWWVAVCQLISSMFGIYFHQYLMQS; via the exons ATG GCGCTGATGGGCGTTCAGTTGGTGGTCAGCTTGCTGGCCGTCAGCATCATGCAGAAAATGGCTCCGCATTACTCCTTTGCCCGCTGGCTCTTGTGCAGCGGCAG ACTCCTAAGGTTCAAGCATCCTTCCGAGGGAGAACTCTGTGCTCTGGCAGGCAAACAGATCCCCAGCAAGACCAGCAGGAGAGACAG GAGGCAGAACGGCCAAGGGGAGGCAAAGCCGCTTACGGTTCCAAAGGACATTGATCTACACTTAGAAAGCACCCCTGTGAGCGTGCTGGACGCTTTGG TACTGCGCTTCTTTGTGGAGTATCAGTGGCTGATTGACTTCGCCGTTTACGCCATGGGCATCTGCCTTTTCACCGAGGGCTACTATTTTGTCGTGGACGCCAGTAAAGAAGTCAACATCGGCGCCATCTGGTGCATCCTGACCATCTTCTTCTGCCT GAGGACGCTGCACACTCTCATGAGCCACTACTTTCGCTCAGACGAGGGTGGCGAGCGCTCGGTCTGCCTGGCCTTTGGcttcctctctctgctcctggccatgctggtgctggtggtgaGGGAGGACTATCTGGAGTTCGGCCTGGAGCCCG GTTTCCTCAGCGTTTTTGAAAACTTCGAAGCGTTCGCCAAACAACAGGGCTTTGAGTGGTC AGTTCCTTTCACCAGACTGGGGGTGAAGTTGGGCTTGGCTGTCATTTGCGCTGTCCTTGGGGCTCTACTTGCCTTCCCTGGTCTTCGCTTGGCTCAGACGCATTTGGACGCCGTGCAGATGAACTCTGATCAGCGAGTCATTCA AATCCTCTTGCACATTAGTTTCCTGTCTCCACTGATTGTTATTGTGTTGTGGGTCAAACCCCTGGCTCGTGACTTCCTGGCAAACGCTCCAATGGGAAAGCAGGCAGTCACCTT GCTCTCCGGTTCTGCCTTTGACTCCGTGCggctgtgggtggtggtgggctTGTGTGCGCTGAGGCTGCTGCTCACCCGCTACCACCTGCAGGCCTACCTCAACCTCGCCCCCAAGTGGGTGGAGCAGATGAAGAAAGAGGCGGGGCGCATTGCTGCTATCGACATCCAGAGAAAG GTGACCCGTGTGTACTGCTACCTCACCGTGGTCACACTACAGTACCTCATACCTGTTCTTCTCGTACTCTTCTCCACCTTGGCCCTCAAATCTTTAG gtGACTACTCTTGGGGGCTGGGTGCAGACACGCCCAGCGTCGCCCCCGCCCCGATCCTCCCTACcgcaccccctccaccccctgcgCTAGAAGACGAGGACGATCTAGAGGACATGGAGGAAGACATCCAGGCCACCGTGGCCCACTTGTCCGAGGCCTTAACGGCCTTGCGTGCGGTTCTCACACCTCTCTTCTTCAGAGGCCTCTTCGCCTTCCTCACCTGGTGGGTGGCGGTCTGCCAGCTCATCAGTAGCATGTTTGGAATCTATTTCCACCAGTACCTCATGCAGAGCTGA